A stretch of the Uranotaenia lowii strain MFRU-FL chromosome 3, ASM2978415v1, whole genome shotgun sequence genome encodes the following:
- the LOC129754360 gene encoding ribosome biogenesis protein BOP1 homolog, which yields MVANRKNAAKRKAPASESVKENSGHKETAHSKLAQMADEESASDYYESDEENLLTNIDNENNEDSSDAEGDSDDSEDAGEEDEDDDEEANNVPSGDSDFEEQSSKEGTDAEDEDQDQDDEEDNEEAVDSADDVNSDSSPEPEEEESDDELEFDEDLQEPEEPETLKSLTNGKSTQKTLPSKKTAQKEQPESDDEEETKRLLDEAENEDGDELVDIEKELGTAKPKTRGVGVFPPEAKSRLKSAAKHDEYAAGDTSDEEDIRNTVGNIPMNWYDEYKHIGYDWDGNRLIKPPKSDAIDDFLKKMEDPNFWRTVKDPQTGQNVVLSDEDIGLIKRIMSGRNPDEQYNDYEPWIEWFSSEVEKMPIRNIPDHKRSFLPSKSEKQKIGRLVHALKMGWVKTRAEQEKLDALRKGPKFYMIWDSDHGKEDMRRIHDHVVAPKRALPGHAESYNPPPEYLFNEREMAQWNENEEEPWKRKLHFIPQKFNSLREVPYYDKYIRERFLRCLDLYLCPRAKRTRVTIGPEYLIPKLPSPKDLQPFPTLQNLIYRGHTEMIRSISIEPKGEYMVTGSDDKTVKIWEIATARCIRTINTGDVVRSVSWCPNSKISLVAVASGKRLMLINPMVGDNLLVKKTDDLLAEAPRSDVVDNERISTAVQWVEVTEDERKSGIRIVINHFKEIKQVSWHGRGDYFATVMPEAANRSVLIHQLSKRRSQFPFSKSKGLIQCVLFHPVKPCLFVATQRHVRVYDLVKQELLKKLFPGCKWISSMAIHPKGDNLVVATYEKKMMWFDLDLSTKPYQQLKLHYSAIRNVAFHLRYPLFASASDDRSVIVSHGMVYNDLLQNPLIVPLRRLENHEKVNDFGVLDVVFHPVQPWLFSSGADHTVRLYT from the exons ATGGTGGCCAATCGGAAGAACGCTGCCAAAAGAAAGGCACCGGCATCGGAAAGTGTGAAAGAAAATTCGGGACACAAGGAAACGGCGCATAGCAAGCTGGCCCAAATGGCCGATGAAGAAAGCGCTAGCGATTATTACGAATCAGATGAG gaaaaccTGCTGACCAACATTGACAACGAAAACAATGAAGACAGTTCTGACGCTGAGGGCGATTCAGATGATTCCGAGGACGCGGGCGAAGAAGATGAGGATGACGACGAAGAAGCCAACAACGTTCCGAGTGGGGATTCTGACTTCGAGGAACAATCCAGCAAGGAAGGCACGGATGCTGAAGATGAAGACCAG GATCAAGATGACGAAGAAGACAATGAAGAAGCTGTAGATTCAGCCGACGATGTCAACAGCGATAGTTCACCGGAACCGGAAGAGGAAGAAAGCGATGACGAGCTGGAATTTGATGAAGACCTGCAAGAACCGGAAGAACCCGAAACTTTGAAAAGTCTCACCAATGGAAAATCAACCCAAAAGACGCTCCCTTCAAAGAAAACAGCCCAAAAAGAACAACCGGAATCAGATGACGAAGAAGAGACAAAAAGGTTGTTGGACGAGGCAGAAAATGAAGACGGTGATGAATTGGTGGACATCGAAAAAGAATTAGGCACAGCTAAGCCTAAAACTAGAGGTGTTGGcgtttttccaccggaagcTAAATCTCGTCTTAAGTCAGCTGCCAAACATGACGAATATGCTGCGGGAGATACTTCGGACGAGGAGGACATCCGAAATACTGTCGGAAATATTCCTATGAATTGGTATGATGAGTATAAACATATCGGGTATGATTGGGATGGCAATCGATTGATCAAACCCCCGAAAAGTGATGCAATTGATGATTTCCTCAAAAAAATGGAGGATCCCAACTTTTGGCGAACGGTTAAAGATCCTCAAACTGGTCAGAATGTTGTTCTCAGCGATGAGGATATCGGTTTGATTAAACGGATTATGTCTGGTAGGAATCCGGATGAGCAATACAATGATTATGAG CCTTGGATCGAATGGTTTTCATCGGAGGTAGAAAAGATGCCTATTCGTAATATTCCGGATCACAAACGGTCATTTTTGCCGAGTAAATCTGAGAAACAAAAAATCGGACGACTTGTGCATGCTCTCAAAATGGGATGGGTGAAAACAAGAGCCGAGCAAGAGAAGCTTGACGCTTTACGTAAAGGGCCTAAGTTCTACATGATTTGGGACAGTGACCACGGAAAAGAGGACATGCGACGTATCCACGATCATGTGGTAGCCCCCAAGAGAGCACTTCCGGGTCATGCCGAGTCGTACAATCCACCGCCAGAGTACCTCTTCAATGAACGAGAAATGGCTCAATGGAACGAAAACGAGGAAGAACCGTGGAAACGTAAGCTGCACTTCATTCCACAGAAATTCAACTCTCTACGTGAGGTACCTTACTACGATAAATACATTCGGGAGAGATTCCTCCGGTGCCTTGATTTATACCTTTGTCCTCGAGCAAAGCGAACACGAGTGACCATCGGGCCAGAGTATCTAATCCCGAAACTGCCTTCGCCTAAGGATTTGCAACCGTTCCCAACGTTGCAGAACTTGATTTACCGTGGTCATACCGAAATGATACGCTCGATAAGCATCGAACCGAAAGGAGAATACATGGTTACCGGTTCTGATGATAAAACTGTTAAAA TCTGGGAAATAGCGACGGCTCGTTGCATCCGAACGATAAATACCGGCGATGTGGTTAGGTCCGTTTCCTGGTGTCCGAACAGCAAAATATCGCTCGTTGCCGTAGCCAGTGGAAAACGTTTAATGTTGATCAATCCGATGGTCGGCGATAATTTGTTGGTCAAAAAGACAGATGACCTGCTGGCCGAAGCTCCTCGATCGGATGTGGTGGACAACGAGCGCATCAGCACAGCTGTTCAGTGGGTTGAAGTCACCGAAGATGAACGAAAGTCTGGTATTCGAATCGTAATCAATCATTTCAAAGAAATCAAACAAGTCTCCTGGCATGGGCGAGGAGATTATTTTGCAACAGTTATGCCAGAAGCAGCCAACCGTTCGGTGTTAATTCACCAGCTTTCGAAACGGAGGTCCCAATTTCCTTTCTCGAAAAGCAAAGGCCTTATTCAGTGTGTTTTGTTCCACCCCGTCAAACCTTGTTTGTTTGTTGCT acCCAACGGCACGTTCGAGTCTACGATCTGGTGAAACAGGAGCTACTCAAAAAACTATTCCCCGGTTGCAAATGGATTTCGAGTATGGCTATTCATCCCAAGGGCGACAATCTGGTGGTGGCAACATACGAGAAGAAAATGATGTGGTTCGATTTGGATCTGTCCACTAAACCTTACCAGCAGCTGAAGCTACACTATTCGGCCATCCGGAATGTAGCGTTCCATTTACGCTATCCACTTTTTGCTTCGGCAAGTGACGATCGAAGTGTGATCGTTTCCCATGGAATGGTCTACaa cgattTGTTGCAAAACCCACTGATCGTACCGCTGAGACGTCTAGAAAATCACGAAAAGGTTAACGATTTCGGTGTCCTAGATGTGGTATTCCACCCGGTTCAACCTTGGCTATTTTCTTCGGGAGCTGACCACACGGTTCGATTGTACACGTAA